A single Lactuca sativa cultivar Salinas chromosome 8, Lsat_Salinas_v11, whole genome shotgun sequence DNA region contains:
- the LOC111906942 gene encoding zinc finger BED domain-containing protein RICESLEEPER 2-like — protein MNSTSQNHAPTASSQDVGGSGSNQQNTDSVDQQDGTNINDTVFDEDGDEVVVKARCKHCSKVLGADSKNGTKHLLAHYQRCLHKPYPDIRQSILVQEKKKLDGTTTHVSNYTFNADTSRKDLAEMIIVHEYPLSIVEHHGFRKFVGGLQPLFKVPCRNTIKDDIKRIYDYERDKTMSLLAKTKSRIAVTTNMWTSNHQKKGFMAMTAHFVDQNWNLQSRIMRKVSTLTVDNCTTNDAIIRILLEKLPLKSLMMNGDLFHMRCCAHILNLIVQDGLSLIKFEIERIRESVAFWSASPKREQNFVTAAEQLGIPYSKKLILNYKTRWNSTFLMLSVAISYKEVFDRIGYSLREWTKSPIEEIKMMADQMVSKFNKYWSVIHGVMGMAAVLDP, from the exons ATGAATTCAACTAGTCAAAATCATGCTCCAACTGCAAGTAGTCAAGATGTGGGAGGTTCGGGTTCTAATCAACAAAATACTGATTCTGTGGATCAACAAGATGGAACAAATATTAATGATACAGTTTttgatgaagatggagatgaagtTGTTG TTAAAGCAAGATGTAAACATTGCTCTAAAGTGTTAGGTGCAGATAGCAAGAATGGCACAAAACATTTACTTGCACATTATCAGCGTTGTTTACACAAACCTTATCCAGATATTCGTCAATCTATCTTGGTGCAAGAAAAAAAGAAATTAGATGGTACTACAACGCATGTTTCAAATTATACATTTAATGCTGATACTTCTAGGAAGGATTTGGCTGAAATGATTATTGTGCATGAGTATCCGCTTTCAATTGTAGAGCATCATGGATTTAGGAAGTTTGTGGGAGGTCTTCAACCTTTGTTTAAGGTTCCTTGTCGAAACACCATCAAGGACGACATCAAAAGAATTTATGATTACGAAAGGGATAAAACTATGAGTTTGTTAGCAAAGACCAAAAGCAGAATTGCAGTTACTACTAATATGTGGACATCTAATCATCAAAAAAAAGGATTTATGGCAATGACAGCACATTTTGTAGATCAAAACTGGAACTTGCAAAGCAGAATTATGAG GAAAGTGTCAACTCTTACTGTGGATAATTGCACCACAAATGATGCAATTATCAGGATATTATTAGAGAAACTTCCTCTAAAATCACTAATGATGAATGGTGATTTGTTTCATATGCGTTGCTGCGCACATATTCTCAATCTTATTGTCCAAGATGGCTTATCTCTCATTAAATTTGAGATTGAGAGAATCAGAGAGAGTGTTGCATTTTGGTCTGCATCACCAAAGAGGGAGCAAAATTTTGTGACAGCAGCAGAACAGTTGGGAATACCATACTCAAAGAAGTTGATACTTAACTACAAGACACGGTGGAACTCTACATTCTTGATGTTGAGTGTTGCTATAAGCTACAAAGAGGTTTTCGATCGG ATTGGGTATTCTTTGCGTGAGTGGACGAAATCTCCTATTGAGGAG